From a single Cupriavidus taiwanensis LMG 19424 genomic region:
- a CDS encoding acyl-CoA dehydrogenase family protein: protein MASGGKASCASEPPVRRTTGDNVTTSLSQFELSPEQREIYEQAFRFARAELAPLLPRMDDEDWYPETLMPMLGAAGYLGITAPPEYGGSGMDLFSAGMVGEAFGYWNANAGFIWGPHENLCLNNILRNGTDEQKRRYLPKLCSGEWVGALALTEPGAGSDALGSMRTAARRDGDHYVLNGRKMFISNGPVADVVLVYAKTEPTLGAKGISAFIVEKGFPGFSVAQKLNKMGWRGAPTGELVFDECRVPARNLVGGENRGVAVVMSGLDIERAFLALSCIGSAQRCLDLSLEYASTRQQFGKPIESFQLVQAMLADMFVELEAARALAYRALMACNDLERGGGGRGDIHKLCAASILKVAEMLLSVTDKAVQIHGGSGFIWETEVNRHYRNAKLATIGGGTSEVRRLIIAEELLRATH from the coding sequence TTGGCGAGCGGCGGCAAGGCGTCCTGCGCATCTGAGCCACCGGTCCGACGAACCACAGGAGACAACGTGACGACATCGCTTTCCCAATTCGAACTCTCGCCGGAGCAGCGTGAGATCTATGAGCAGGCGTTCCGCTTCGCCAGGGCGGAACTGGCACCGCTGTTGCCGCGCATGGACGACGAAGACTGGTATCCCGAAACGCTGATGCCCATGCTCGGTGCCGCCGGCTATCTCGGCATCACCGCGCCGCCCGAATACGGCGGGTCGGGCATGGACCTGTTCTCGGCCGGCATGGTAGGGGAAGCCTTCGGCTACTGGAACGCGAATGCGGGCTTCATCTGGGGCCCGCATGAGAACCTCTGCCTGAACAACATCCTGCGCAACGGCACCGACGAGCAGAAGCGACGGTACCTGCCGAAACTGTGCTCCGGCGAATGGGTGGGCGCGCTGGCCCTGACCGAGCCGGGCGCCGGATCGGATGCGCTTGGCAGCATGCGTACCGCGGCCCGGCGCGACGGCGACCACTATGTGCTCAACGGCCGCAAGATGTTCATCTCGAATGGCCCGGTGGCGGACGTTGTGCTGGTGTACGCCAAGACCGAGCCGACCCTCGGTGCCAAGGGCATATCGGCGTTCATCGTCGAAAAAGGCTTCCCTGGCTTCAGCGTCGCCCAGAAGCTGAACAAGATGGGTTGGCGCGGGGCACCCACCGGCGAACTGGTGTTCGACGAGTGCCGCGTGCCTGCCCGCAACCTTGTCGGCGGCGAGAACCGTGGCGTGGCGGTGGTGATGAGCGGGCTCGACATCGAACGTGCCTTCCTGGCGCTGTCGTGCATCGGCTCTGCGCAGCGCTGCCTGGATCTGTCGCTCGAGTATGCCAGCACGAGGCAGCAGTTCGGCAAGCCGATCGAGTCGTTCCAGCTGGTGCAGGCGATGCTGGCGGACATGTTCGTCGAGCTTGAAGCCGCGCGTGCGCTGGCCTACCGGGCGCTGATGGCCTGCAATGACCTCGAGCGCGGCGGCGGCGGCCGCGGTGACATCCACAAGCTGTGCGCCGCCTCCATCCTGAAAGTCGCCGAGATGCTGCTCTCGGTCACGGACAAGGCCGTGCAGATCCACGGCGGTTCCGGCTTCATCTGGGAAACGGAGGTCAACCGCCATTATCGCAACGCCAAGCTGGCCACGATCGGCGGCGGTACCAGCGAGGTGCGGCGGCTGATCATCGCCGAGGAGCTGCTGCGCGCAACGCACTGA
- a CDS encoding class I adenylate-forming enzyme family protein: protein MENLPASTESRRIGRIALGDVLYRSAIRFGARVAVVDGDRRLSYRELDDLSSQFADYLLEAHPEPVQVATLCANSADMVVAINGIHKAGHVWVPVNILLDPAQIGYILRHAEVSCIVADEALSTQPQIAELLHGLDLPVILVRAGAGSTGGRTLANVTRGRPAALPAVDIDSGQPALIMYTSGTTGNPKGAVHSHASVYSAVLANVSALAYTEKDVVSGMLPLFHCGQHVAMATALAAGASVVLARGFSAQATIDAIARERITLLIGLPMMYAAILDDPRAPSADFSSLRLCMYAMAAMPRVLVDRIAAAMCSDIVLVTGQTEMYPVTMSFRPVEHPHRDANYWGTSTVVCETALMDDDGRLLGPGEVGEIVHRGPNVMLGYFKDPAATESVQKYGWHHTGDLGTFDEDGQLLFLDRKKDMIKTGGENVASIRVESAILSHPAIASAAVVGLPHPHWSEAICAFVVLKPDSECSEQELIAHCRPHLGKFETPKAVKFIEALPLTATGKVQKHILRKQYENCFASENP, encoded by the coding sequence ATGGAAAATCTGCCCGCATCGACGGAAAGCCGGCGTATCGGCCGCATTGCCCTCGGCGACGTGCTGTACCGGTCAGCCATCAGGTTCGGCGCGCGCGTGGCCGTGGTGGACGGCGACCGCCGCCTGTCCTACCGCGAGCTGGATGATCTCAGTTCGCAATTTGCCGACTATCTGCTGGAAGCCCACCCGGAGCCGGTCCAGGTAGCGACGCTGTGCGCGAACTCTGCGGACATGGTGGTAGCGATCAACGGTATCCACAAGGCCGGCCATGTCTGGGTGCCGGTCAACATCCTGCTCGACCCGGCCCAGATCGGCTACATCCTGCGTCACGCGGAGGTGTCCTGCATCGTTGCCGACGAGGCACTGAGCACGCAGCCCCAGATCGCGGAACTGCTCCATGGGCTGGACCTTCCCGTCATCCTCGTGCGCGCCGGCGCTGGAAGCACCGGCGGCAGGACGCTCGCAAACGTCACCCGCGGTCGCCCCGCTGCCCTGCCGGCGGTCGACATCGACAGCGGGCAGCCCGCGCTGATCATGTACACCAGCGGTACCACGGGCAATCCGAAGGGCGCGGTGCATTCGCACGCGTCGGTGTACAGCGCGGTGCTCGCCAATGTCTCGGCGCTCGCGTATACCGAGAAAGACGTGGTGAGCGGGATGCTGCCGCTGTTCCATTGCGGCCAGCATGTGGCGATGGCAACTGCCCTCGCTGCAGGCGCGAGCGTGGTGCTTGCACGCGGCTTCAGCGCCCAGGCGACGATCGACGCCATCGCGCGGGAACGCATCACGCTGCTGATTGGACTGCCGATGATGTACGCGGCGATACTGGACGATCCGCGGGCACCCTCGGCCGATTTCTCGTCGCTGCGCCTGTGCATGTACGCCATGGCCGCCATGCCGCGCGTCCTGGTCGACAGGATCGCCGCGGCAATGTGTTCCGACATCGTGCTCGTTACCGGCCAGACCGAGATGTACCCGGTCACCATGAGCTTCCGTCCGGTGGAACATCCACATCGCGACGCCAACTACTGGGGTACTTCAACCGTGGTGTGCGAGACCGCGCTGATGGACGACGACGGCAGGCTCCTCGGGCCGGGAGAGGTTGGCGAGATCGTCCATCGCGGACCCAACGTGATGCTTGGCTACTTCAAGGATCCCGCCGCCACCGAATCTGTCCAGAAATATGGATGGCACCATACCGGCGACCTCGGGACCTTCGATGAAGACGGACAGCTGTTATTTCTCGATCGCAAGAAGGATATGATCAAGACCGGCGGCGAGAATGTGGCCAGCATCAGGGTCGAATCCGCCATCCTCAGTCACCCGGCAATCGCCTCCGCCGCGGTGGTCGGCCTGCCGCATCCCCACTGGAGCGAGGCGATCTGCGCGTTCGTCGTGCTTAAGCCGGACTCCGAATGCAGCGAGCAGGAGCTCATCGCCCATTGCCGCCCCCATCTCGGCAAGTTCGAGACACCAAAGGCAGTGAAGTTCATCGAGGCACTTCCGCTAACTGCCACGGGAAAGGTGCAAAAACACATTCTGCGCAAGCAATACGAGAACTGTTTCGCCTCGGAGAATCCGTAG
- a CDS encoding ClpXP protease specificity-enhancing factor, translating to MPETSTKPYLIRAIYEWCTDNGFTPYIAVFVDANTNVPREFVKNNEIVLNVSFDATSGLDMGNEWITFSARFGGVSRKIDVPVENVLAIYARENGQGMAFPVERSLPETQAATERENNPPPKLAPVEAETPATTSDTGPGDDDTPPPVPRIGGKKPALKVVK from the coding sequence ATGCCTGAAACCTCCACCAAGCCCTACCTGATCCGCGCCATCTATGAATGGTGCACGGACAACGGCTTCACGCCGTACATCGCGGTCTTCGTCGACGCCAACACCAACGTGCCGCGCGAGTTCGTCAAGAACAACGAGATCGTGCTGAACGTCAGCTTCGACGCCACCAGCGGCCTGGACATGGGCAACGAGTGGATCACCTTCAGCGCACGCTTCGGCGGTGTCTCGCGCAAGATCGACGTGCCGGTGGAAAACGTGCTGGCCATCTACGCCCGCGAGAACGGGCAAGGCATGGCGTTCCCGGTCGAACGCAGCCTGCCGGAAACCCAGGCCGCCACCGAGCGCGAAAACAACCCGCCGCCCAAGCTCGCCCCGGTGGAAGCCGAAACCCCGGCAACCACCAGCGACACCGGCCCGGGCGACGACGACACGCCGCCCCCGGTGCCGCGCATCGGCGGCAAGAAGCCCGCACTGAAAGTGGTGAAGTAA
- a CDS encoding glutathione S-transferase N-terminal domain-containing protein, which yields MMVLYSGTTCPFSQRCRLVLFEKGMDFEIRDVDLFNKPEDISVMNPYGQVPILVERDLILYESNIINEYIDERFPHPQLMPADPVQRARARLFLFNFEKELFTHVYTLENEKGKAAEKNHERARAAIRDRLTQLAPIFVKNKYMLGEEFSMLDVAIAPLLWRLDHYGIELSKNAAPLLKYAERIFSRPAYIEALTPSEKVMRR from the coding sequence ATGATGGTGTTGTATTCGGGTACGACTTGCCCGTTTTCCCAACGTTGCCGCCTTGTCCTGTTCGAAAAGGGCATGGATTTTGAAATCCGCGACGTCGACCTGTTCAACAAGCCCGAAGATATTTCGGTGATGAACCCGTACGGCCAGGTGCCTATCCTGGTCGAGCGCGACCTCATCCTGTATGAGTCGAACATCATCAACGAATACATCGACGAGCGCTTCCCGCACCCGCAACTGATGCCGGCCGACCCGGTGCAGCGCGCCCGCGCCCGCCTGTTCCTGTTCAACTTCGAAAAGGAACTGTTCACCCACGTCTACACGCTGGAGAACGAAAAGGGCAAGGCCGCGGAAAAGAACCACGAACGCGCCCGCGCCGCGATCCGCGACCGCCTGACGCAGCTGGCGCCGATCTTCGTCAAGAACAAGTACATGCTCGGCGAAGAGTTCTCGATGCTCGACGTCGCCATCGCGCCGCTGCTGTGGCGCCTGGACCACTACGGCATCGAGCTGTCGAAAAACGCCGCGCCGCTGCTGAAGTATGCTGAACGCATTTTCAGCCGTCCCGCGTACATCGAAGCGCTGACCCCGTCCGAAAAGGTGATGCGCCGCTAA
- a CDS encoding cytochrome c1 — MKKLLSILALAGACIAGAPAMASEGGFPLEPAPVNTADLSSLQRGAKVFVNYCLNCHGASMMRYNRLKDIGLTDDQIRENLLFTADKVGETMNIAMQPKEAKAFFGAQPPDLSVIARARGDDWLYTYLRTFYRDDSRATGWNNLVFPSVGMPHVLWELQGQRAAKFTEVEEHGEKVHKFAGFEQLSPGKLSKVEYDQMTADLVSFLDWMAEPAQNHRKRLGVWVLLFLGVFTVFAWRLNAAYWKDVK; from the coding sequence ATGAAAAAGCTGCTTTCGATCCTCGCGCTGGCCGGCGCCTGCATTGCCGGCGCGCCCGCCATGGCATCCGAGGGGGGCTTCCCCCTCGAGCCGGCGCCGGTGAACACCGCCGACCTGTCGTCGCTGCAGCGCGGCGCCAAGGTGTTCGTCAACTACTGCCTGAACTGCCACGGCGCGTCGATGATGCGCTACAACCGGCTCAAGGACATCGGCCTGACCGACGACCAGATCCGCGAGAACCTGCTGTTCACCGCGGACAAGGTGGGCGAGACCATGAACATCGCCATGCAGCCGAAGGAAGCCAAGGCCTTCTTCGGCGCGCAGCCGCCGGACCTGTCGGTGATCGCGCGCGCCCGTGGCGACGACTGGCTCTACACCTACCTGCGCACGTTCTACCGCGACGACAGCCGCGCCACCGGCTGGAACAACCTGGTGTTCCCGAGCGTCGGCATGCCGCACGTGCTGTGGGAACTGCAAGGCCAGCGCGCCGCCAAGTTCACCGAAGTGGAAGAGCACGGCGAGAAGGTGCACAAGTTCGCCGGCTTCGAGCAACTGAGCCCGGGCAAGCTGAGCAAGGTCGAGTACGACCAGATGACGGCGGACCTCGTCAGCTTCCTGGACTGGATGGCCGAGCCCGCGCAGAACCACCGCAAGCGCCTGGGCGTCTGGGTGCTGCTGTTCCTGGGCGTGTTCACCGTGTTCGCCTGGCGCCTGAACGCGGCATACTGGAAAGACGTGAAGTAA
- a CDS encoding cytochrome b, which produces MAAEKQVKTTGLLGWIDARFPATQLWEDHLSRYYAPKNFNFWYFFGSLALLVLVIQIVTGIFLVMNYKPDGTLNAAGIPVAFASVEYIMREVPWGWLVRYMHSTGASAFFVVVYLHMFRGLLYGSYRKPRELVWIFGCLIFLCLMAEAFMGYLLPWGQMSYWGAQVIVNLFSAIPVIGQDLSLFIRGDYVVSDATLNRFFSFHVIAVPLVLLGLVIAHIIALHEVGSNNPDGVEIKAKKDENGIPLDGIPFHPYYSVHDLLGVGGFLILFSAVIFFFPEVGGYFLEANNFFPADPLKTPPHIAPVWYFTPFYSMLRATTSNFLPILWVFFALLLGMVFLRSKDARVKIGAIAIAVILAVGFYFIDAKFWGVLVMGGSVVILFFLPWLDCSPVKSIRYRPAFHKTILIVFVVVFLVLGYLGVQPPSPVGEKVSQLGTLLYFAFFLTMPLWSRVGEFKPVPERVTFHPH; this is translated from the coding sequence ATGGCGGCCGAAAAACAAGTCAAGACGACCGGCCTGCTGGGCTGGATCGACGCCCGCTTTCCCGCGACCCAGCTGTGGGAAGACCACCTGTCGCGCTACTACGCGCCGAAGAACTTCAACTTCTGGTACTTCTTCGGTTCGCTGGCGCTGCTGGTGCTGGTGATCCAGATCGTCACCGGCATCTTCCTGGTGATGAACTACAAGCCGGACGGCACGCTGAACGCCGCCGGCATTCCCGTGGCCTTTGCCAGCGTGGAATACATCATGCGCGAAGTGCCGTGGGGCTGGCTGGTGCGCTACATGCACTCGACCGGCGCCTCGGCCTTCTTTGTCGTGGTCTACCTGCATATGTTCCGGGGCCTGCTGTACGGTTCGTACCGCAAGCCGCGCGAGCTGGTCTGGATCTTCGGCTGCCTGATCTTCCTGTGCCTGATGGCCGAAGCCTTTATGGGCTACCTGCTGCCGTGGGGCCAGATGTCGTACTGGGGCGCCCAGGTGATCGTGAACCTGTTCTCGGCCATTCCGGTGATCGGCCAGGACCTGTCGCTGTTTATCCGCGGCGATTACGTGGTCAGCGACGCGACCCTGAACCGTTTCTTCTCGTTCCACGTCATCGCCGTGCCGCTGGTGCTGCTGGGCCTGGTGATCGCGCACATCATTGCGCTGCACGAAGTGGGCTCGAACAACCCGGACGGCGTCGAGATCAAGGCCAAGAAGGACGAAAACGGTATCCCGCTGGACGGCATCCCGTTCCACCCGTACTACTCGGTGCATGACCTGCTCGGCGTGGGCGGCTTCCTGATCCTGTTCTCGGCCGTGATCTTCTTCTTCCCCGAAGTGGGCGGCTATTTCCTGGAAGCCAACAACTTCTTCCCGGCCGATCCGCTGAAGACCCCGCCGCACATTGCGCCGGTCTGGTACTTCACGCCGTTCTACTCGATGCTGCGCGCCACCACGTCGAACTTCCTGCCGATCCTGTGGGTGTTCTTCGCGCTGCTGCTCGGCATGGTGTTCCTGCGCAGCAAGGATGCGCGCGTGAAGATCGGTGCCATCGCCATCGCGGTGATCCTGGCCGTGGGCTTCTATTTCATCGACGCCAAGTTCTGGGGCGTGCTGGTGATGGGCGGCTCGGTGGTGATCCTGTTCTTCCTGCCGTGGCTCGACTGCTCGCCGGTCAAGTCCATCCGCTATCGTCCCGCTTTCCACAAGACCATCCTGATCGTCTTCGTGGTGGTGTTCCTGGTGCTCGGCTATCTCGGCGTGCAACCGCCGTCGCCGGTTGGTGAGAAGGTGTCGCAGCTGGGTACGCTGCTGTACTTCGCCTTCTTCCTGACCATGCCGCTGTGGAGCCGTGTCGGCGAGTTCAAGCCGGTCCCGGAGCGTGTCACGTTCCACCCGCACTGA